The Saccharomonospora glauca K62 genome has a segment encoding these proteins:
- the paaC gene encoding 1,2-phenylacetyl-CoA epoxidase subunit PaaC: MSFDNAYEAITETTDSPDTRWAFGTGFSDPLAGVDTTVPEAVDPAELAEYCLMLGDDALILSHRLQEWCTNAPELEDEVAIANIALDLLGQARLLLTRAGAAEEAATGSGRGEDELAFFRAEHEFRNVRLAELPRGDFGEFVARLLVFSTWRLAVFQRLRTSRDPVLAAVADKAVKELTYHRDYAAQWAVRLGDGTEFSHERMREGLESVWPYVPELFTAHEVESRMAAAGVGVDPSEARAEFDDVLTEVLRAATLEFPDLPGVPGVSGRSGRHGVHTEALGYLLAELQSVARAHPDATW, encoded by the coding sequence ATGTCCTTCGACAACGCCTACGAGGCCATCACCGAGACCACCGACTCCCCCGACACGCGCTGGGCGTTCGGAACCGGGTTCTCCGACCCGCTGGCCGGAGTGGACACCACGGTGCCGGAGGCGGTGGACCCGGCGGAGCTGGCCGAGTACTGCCTCATGCTCGGCGACGACGCGCTGATCCTCTCGCACCGGTTGCAGGAGTGGTGCACGAACGCCCCGGAGCTGGAGGACGAGGTCGCCATCGCCAACATCGCGTTGGACCTGCTCGGCCAGGCCCGCCTGCTGCTCACCCGCGCGGGCGCGGCGGAGGAAGCCGCGACGGGCAGCGGGCGCGGTGAGGACGAGCTGGCGTTCTTCCGCGCCGAGCACGAGTTCCGCAACGTGCGCCTGGCCGAACTGCCGCGTGGTGACTTCGGGGAGTTCGTCGCGCGGCTGCTGGTGTTCTCCACGTGGCGGCTCGCGGTGTTCCAGCGGTTGCGCACCTCGCGGGACCCGGTGCTCGCGGCCGTCGCCGACAAGGCGGTGAAGGAACTGACCTACCACCGCGACTACGCGGCCCAGTGGGCCGTCCGCCTCGGCGACGGCACGGAGTTCTCCCACGAGCGGATGCGCGAGGGGCTGGAGAGCGTCTGGCCGTACGTCCCCGAGTTGTTCACCGCCCACGAGGTCGAAAGCCGCATGGCCGCGGCGGGCGTCGGGGTCGACCCGAGCGAGGCGCGAGCCGAGTTCGACGACGTCTTGACCGAGGTGTTGCGCGCGGCCACCCTCGAATTCCCCGACCTCCCCGGCGTTCCCGGGGTCTCGGGGCGAAGTGGACGCCACGGCGTGCACACCGAGGCCCTCGGCTACCTGCTCGCCGAGCTGCAGAGTGTGGCCCGAGCCCATCCGGACGCGACATGGTGA
- the paaB gene encoding 1,2-phenylacetyl-CoA epoxidase subunit PaaB, with the protein MTGGRSGGWDLYEVFVRGKRGLNHVHVGSLRAADPEMALRNARDLYTRRNEGVSIWVVRAADITASSPDEKDPFFAPSADKVYRHPTFYDIPDDVPHM; encoded by the coding sequence ATGACCGGCGGACGGTCGGGCGGTTGGGACCTGTACGAGGTGTTCGTGCGCGGCAAGCGCGGGCTCAACCACGTGCACGTCGGTTCGCTGCGGGCGGCGGACCCCGAGATGGCTCTGCGCAACGCCCGCGACCTTTACACGCGCCGCAACGAGGGCGTCAGCATCTGGGTGGTCAGGGCCGCCGACATTACCGCGTCCAGCCCGGACGAGAAGGACCCGTTCTTCGCGCCCTCGGCCGACAAGGTGTACCGGCACCCGACCTTCTACGACATCCCCGACGACGTTCCCCACATGTGA
- the paaA gene encoding 1,2-phenylacetyl-CoA epoxidase subunit PaaA, which produces MNLQTHFDRTIEKDQRIEPRDWMPDAYRATLVRMIAQHAHSEIIGMQPEGNWITRAPSLRRKAILLAKVQDEAGHGLYLYSAAETLGADRDELVEKLIAGKQKYSSIFNYPTLTFADVGVIGWLVDGAAICNQVPLCRSSYGPYARAMIRICKEESFHQRQGYELLMTMMKGTEEQRRMVQDATNRWWWPSLMMFGPPDAESAHTERSMAWKIKRHTNDELRQKFVDMTVPQAEALGVTLPDPQLRWNAERGHYDFGEIDWAEFKRVISGNGPCNAQRLARRRAAHDNGAWVREAAAAHAAKRAERTVAA; this is translated from the coding sequence GTGAACCTGCAAACACACTTCGACCGGACGATCGAGAAGGACCAGCGCATCGAGCCGAGGGACTGGATGCCCGACGCCTACCGCGCCACCCTCGTGCGCATGATCGCGCAGCACGCGCACTCCGAGATTATCGGCATGCAGCCCGAGGGCAACTGGATCACGCGCGCGCCGTCGTTGCGGCGCAAGGCGATCCTGCTGGCGAAGGTGCAGGACGAGGCCGGCCACGGGCTCTACCTCTACTCCGCCGCCGAGACGCTGGGCGCCGACCGCGACGAGCTGGTGGAGAAGCTCATCGCGGGCAAGCAGAAGTACTCCTCGATCTTCAACTACCCCACGTTGACCTTCGCCGACGTCGGTGTGATCGGGTGGCTGGTGGACGGGGCCGCGATCTGCAACCAGGTGCCGTTGTGCCGCAGCAGCTACGGGCCCTACGCACGCGCGATGATCCGCATTTGCAAGGAGGAGTCGTTCCACCAGCGGCAGGGCTACGAGCTGCTGATGACGATGATGAAGGGCACCGAGGAGCAGCGCCGCATGGTGCAGGACGCCACCAACCGCTGGTGGTGGCCGTCGCTGATGATGTTCGGTCCGCCCGACGCCGAGTCGGCGCACACCGAGCGGTCGATGGCGTGGAAGATCAAGCGCCACACCAACGACGAGCTGCGTCAGAAGTTCGTCGACATGACCGTGCCGCAGGCCGAGGCGCTGGGCGTGACGCTGCCCGATCCGCAGCTGCGGTGGAACGCCGAGCGCGGCCACTACGACTTCGGCGAGATCGACTGGGCCGAGTTCAAACGCGTCATCTCGGGCAACGGCCCGTGCAACGCCCAGCGGCTGGCGCGCCGTCGGGCCGCGCACGACAACGGCGCGTGGGTACGCGAAGCCGCCGCGGCGCACGCCGCGAAGCGGGCGGAAAGGACGGTGGCGGCATGA
- the paaZ gene encoding phenylacetic acid degradation bifunctional protein PaaZ: MVTQATPTMSSTRLLRSYVNGGWHTATDEGVPLRDAVTGEVIARVSSTGIDMGAALEYGRRVGGPALRELTFHQRAALLKALASYLREHRDELYALSARTGATRSDSLVDVDGGIGVLFSYASKGKRELPNDTVYLDGPVEPLGKGGTFVGRHICTPLRGVAVQINAFNFPVWGPLEKFAPAFLAGVPSLIKPASQTAYLTEKLVELMLDSGLLPEGTLQLVCGSVGDLLDHVTDQDLVSFTGSAATAQRLRAHPTIVRNAVRFNAEADSLNCSILGPDATPGTAEFDLYVKQLVTEMTVKAGQKCTAIRRAFVPAELLDEVQQAVCERLSRISVGDPANPEVRMGALASLEQREEVRRSLKALSDAGRIVFGDPDHVEVADADAERGAFLSPVLLRADDPQRAEPHEVEAFGPVSTLLPYTSVEQVVDLAARGRGSLVGSVVTGDAEFARTVVLGVAPWHGRMLVLDADDAKESTGHGSPLPMLVHGGPGRAGGGEEMGGIRGVLHHMQRTAVQGSPKVLTAVGNAWVPGAPRSEGVHPFRKSLAELRIGDSVVAGPRTVTDEDIAHFAEFTGDTFYAHTDRAAAEANPLFGGIVAHGYLVVSFAAGLFVSPEPGPVLANYGLENLRFLTPVKPGDELTVTLTCKQITPRENADYGEVRWDADVTNAAGESVAKYDVLTLVAKENER; encoded by the coding sequence ATGGTTACGCAGGCGACGCCAACGATGTCGTCGACGCGGCTGTTGCGCAGCTACGTCAACGGTGGCTGGCACACCGCCACCGACGAGGGCGTGCCCCTGCGCGACGCCGTGACGGGCGAGGTGATCGCGCGCGTCTCCTCCACCGGTATCGACATGGGCGCCGCGCTGGAGTACGGCAGGCGCGTGGGGGGTCCCGCGTTGCGCGAGCTGACCTTCCACCAACGTGCCGCGCTGCTGAAGGCGTTGGCCTCGTACCTGAGGGAACATCGCGACGAGCTGTATGCGCTGTCGGCGCGGACCGGTGCCACGCGTAGCGACTCGCTGGTCGACGTCGACGGCGGCATCGGCGTGTTGTTCTCCTACGCGAGCAAGGGCAAGCGGGAGCTGCCGAACGACACCGTGTACCTCGACGGGCCGGTGGAACCGCTGGGCAAGGGCGGCACGTTCGTCGGCCGCCACATCTGCACGCCGCTGCGCGGGGTCGCCGTCCAGATCAACGCGTTCAACTTCCCCGTGTGGGGGCCGCTGGAGAAGTTCGCGCCCGCGTTCCTCGCCGGGGTGCCGAGCCTGATCAAGCCCGCCAGCCAGACGGCCTACCTCACCGAGAAGCTCGTGGAGCTGATGCTCGACTCGGGCCTGCTGCCCGAGGGCACGCTCCAGCTCGTGTGCGGCAGTGTGGGCGACCTGCTGGACCACGTCACCGACCAGGACCTCGTGTCCTTCACCGGGTCGGCGGCCACGGCCCAGCGGCTGCGGGCGCACCCGACGATCGTGCGGAACGCCGTGCGGTTCAACGCCGAGGCCGACTCGCTCAACTGCTCGATCCTCGGCCCCGACGCCACGCCCGGCACGGCCGAGTTCGACCTCTACGTGAAGCAACTCGTCACCGAGATGACGGTCAAGGCGGGGCAGAAGTGCACCGCCATCCGCCGCGCGTTCGTGCCCGCCGAGCTGCTCGACGAGGTCCAGCAGGCGGTCTGCGAGCGCCTGAGCCGGATCAGCGTGGGCGACCCCGCGAACCCCGAGGTGCGCATGGGCGCGCTGGCCAGCCTCGAACAGCGCGAGGAGGTCCGCCGGTCGCTGAAGGCCCTGAGCGACGCCGGGCGCATCGTCTTCGGCGACCCCGACCACGTCGAGGTCGCCGACGCCGACGCCGAGCGCGGGGCGTTCCTCTCCCCGGTGCTGCTGCGAGCCGACGACCCGCAGCGCGCCGAGCCGCACGAGGTGGAGGCGTTCGGCCCGGTCTCCACCCTGCTGCCTTACACCTCCGTCGAGCAGGTGGTGGACCTGGCGGCACGCGGCCGGGGCAGCCTGGTGGGGTCGGTGGTCACCGGCGACGCGGAGTTCGCGCGCACCGTCGTGCTGGGGGTGGCGCCGTGGCACGGCAGGATGCTGGTGCTCGACGCCGACGACGCCAAGGAGTCCACCGGACACGGCTCGCCGCTGCCGATGCTCGTGCACGGCGGTCCGGGCCGCGCGGGCGGCGGCGAGGAGATGGGCGGCATCCGCGGGGTGCTGCACCACATGCAACGCACGGCCGTGCAGGGCAGCCCGAAGGTGCTCACCGCCGTGGGCAACGCCTGGGTGCCGGGCGCGCCGCGCTCGGAAGGGGTCCACCCGTTCCGCAAGTCGCTGGCCGAACTGCGGATCGGCGACTCCGTGGTGGCCGGTCCGCGCACCGTGACCGACGAGGACATCGCGCACTTCGCGGAGTTCACCGGCGACACCTTCTACGCCCACACCGACCGGGCGGCCGCCGAGGCCAACCCGTTGTTCGGCGGCATCGTCGCGCACGGCTATCTGGTGGTGTCGTTCGCGGCGGGCCTGTTCGTCTCACCGGAGCCGGGCCCGGTGCTGGCCAACTACGGCCTGGAGAACCTGCGCTTTCTCACCCCGGTCAAGCCGGGGGACGAGCTCACGGTGACGTTGACCTGCAAGCAGATCACCCCGAGGGAGAACGCCGACTACGGCGAGGTGCGGTGGGACGCCGACGTCACCAACGCCGCCGGCGAGTCGGTGGCCAAGTACGACGTGCTCACGCTGGTCGCGAAGGAGAACGAGCGGTGA
- a CDS encoding 3-hydroxyacyl-CoA dehydrogenase family protein translates to MDGDKTVTVPGSVGVIGGGRMGAGIAQVFATTGATVFVAESDESAADAARKRVSDGLAKAAERGKLAEEPAVVLDRVTVSGDLARLPSNVDLVVEAVPERVEIKVDVLSRAESVVSDGTVLASNTSSLSIAELGAALREPGRFLGMHFFNPVPASALVEVVTAPATRDVVTDRVREWVRALGKTDVVVRDSPGFATSRLGVLLGLEAIRMLEEGVADAKAIDDAMELGYRHPMGPLRSTDLVGLDVRLAIAEHLHSTLGERFAPPQLLRDKVAAGELGRKSGRGFYDWS, encoded by the coding sequence GTGGACGGCGACAAGACGGTGACGGTGCCCGGTTCGGTCGGCGTGATCGGTGGTGGCCGGATGGGCGCGGGCATCGCGCAGGTGTTCGCGACCACGGGCGCGACGGTGTTCGTCGCGGAAAGCGACGAGTCCGCGGCCGACGCCGCTCGGAAACGGGTGTCCGACGGGCTGGCCAAGGCCGCCGAGCGCGGAAAACTGGCCGAGGAGCCCGCCGTGGTGCTCGACCGCGTGACCGTCTCCGGCGATCTCGCTCGGCTGCCCTCGAACGTGGACCTCGTCGTCGAGGCCGTGCCGGAGCGGGTCGAGATCAAAGTGGACGTTTTGAGCCGAGCCGAGTCCGTGGTCTCCGACGGCACCGTCCTGGCCAGCAACACCAGTTCGCTGTCCATCGCGGAACTGGGCGCGGCGCTGCGGGAGCCGGGCCGCTTCCTGGGCATGCACTTCTTCAACCCGGTGCCCGCCTCCGCGCTCGTGGAGGTGGTGACCGCTCCGGCCACCCGTGACGTCGTGACCGACCGGGTGCGGGAATGGGTGCGGGCGTTGGGGAAGACGGACGTCGTCGTGCGTGACTCGCCGGGATTCGCGACGAGCCGGCTCGGCGTGCTGCTGGGGTTGGAGGCCATCCGCATGCTGGAGGAGGGGGTCGCCGACGCCAAGGCCATCGACGACGCCATGGAGCTGGGCTATCGGCACCCGATGGGGCCGCTGCGCTCCACCGACCTCGTGGGCCTCGACGTGCGGCTCGCGATCGCCGAGCACCTGCATTCCACGCTGGGTGAGCGGTTCGCGCCGCCGCAGTTGCTGCGCGACAAGGTCGCCGCGGGCGAGCTCGGTCGCAAGAGCGGACGTGGTTTCTACGACTGGAGCTGA
- the paaI gene encoding hydroxyphenylacetyl-CoA thioesterase PaaI — protein MLDADVASATLGITVSEAKDGRAVARMRVTERMVNGHGIAHGGYVFLFADTTFAAACNSHGPVTVAAGADISFVASARLGDELVATAEERTRYGRNGIYDVTVQRETPRGREVIAEFRGRSRTVGKI, from the coding sequence ATGCTCGACGCCGACGTCGCGTCGGCCACGCTCGGCATCACCGTCTCGGAGGCGAAGGACGGCAGGGCCGTCGCCCGCATGCGCGTGACCGAACGGATGGTCAACGGGCACGGCATCGCCCACGGCGGGTACGTGTTCCTCTTCGCCGACACCACGTTCGCGGCCGCCTGCAACAGCCACGGCCCGGTGACGGTCGCGGCGGGCGCCGACATCTCCTTCGTCGCCAGCGCCCGGCTCGGCGACGAGCTGGTCGCCACCGCCGAGGAACGCACCCGCTACGGCCGCAACGGAATCTACGACGTCACCGTGCAGCGCGAGACGCCGCGAGGACGCGAGGTGATCGCCGAGTTCCGGGGCCGTAGCCGCACGGTCGGAAAGATCTGA
- the paaK gene encoding phenylacetate--CoA ligase PaaK, with the protein MTTTHNDVPRTRRLGRAPAADDLSSAERMGTDELRALQLERLQWTLRHAYDNVPFYRRKFDEAGVHPDDCRQLSDLAKFPFTTKHDLRDNYPDGMFAVPRSRVRRIHASSGTTGTPTVVGYTQEDLDTWATVVARSIRAAGGRPGDTVHVAYGYGLFTGGLGAHYGAEKLGCTVIPASGGMTARQVQLITDLRPEIIMVTPSYMLTLLDEFERQGIDPRDTSLRIGIFGAEPWTERMRREIEERADLDAVDIYGLSEVMGPGVAQECVETKDGLHIWEDHFYPEVIDPLDENVLGDGETGELVFTSLTKQAMPIIRYRTRDLTALRPGTARPAFRRMDKVTGRSDDMIILRGVNVFPTQIEEIVLGTDGLSPHFQLRLSRKDRMDHLTVVVEAAVDTPADRRDTAAAEIAARVKDGVGVSVGVEIVDPETLERSVGKLKRVIDQRPAT; encoded by the coding sequence ATGACCACCACGCACAACGACGTGCCCAGAACCCGCCGACTCGGCCGCGCCCCGGCCGCGGACGACTTGTCCTCCGCCGAGCGGATGGGAACGGACGAACTGCGGGCCCTGCAACTCGAACGTCTCCAGTGGACTCTTCGGCACGCCTACGACAACGTGCCCTTCTACCGCAGGAAGTTCGACGAGGCCGGGGTCCACCCCGACGACTGTCGTCAGTTGAGCGACCTCGCGAAGTTCCCGTTCACCACCAAGCACGACCTCCGCGACAACTACCCGGACGGCATGTTCGCCGTCCCCCGCAGCCGGGTACGACGCATCCACGCCTCCAGCGGCACCACCGGAACCCCCACCGTCGTCGGCTACACGCAGGAGGACCTCGACACGTGGGCCACCGTGGTCGCCCGGTCGATCCGCGCCGCGGGCGGACGTCCGGGGGACACGGTGCACGTCGCCTACGGTTACGGCTTGTTCACCGGCGGTCTCGGCGCCCACTACGGGGCCGAGAAACTCGGCTGCACGGTGATCCCCGCCTCCGGCGGCATGACCGCCCGCCAGGTGCAACTGATCACCGACCTGCGCCCCGAGATCATCATGGTCACCCCGTCGTACATGCTCACGCTGCTCGACGAGTTCGAGCGCCAGGGCATCGACCCTCGGGACACCTCGTTGCGGATCGGCATCTTCGGCGCCGAACCGTGGACCGAACGGATGCGCCGGGAGATCGAGGAACGGGCGGACCTCGACGCGGTGGACATCTACGGACTGTCCGAGGTGATGGGACCGGGAGTGGCGCAGGAGTGCGTCGAGACCAAGGACGGCCTGCACATCTGGGAGGACCACTTCTACCCCGAGGTCATCGATCCCCTCGACGAGAACGTGCTCGGCGACGGCGAGACCGGCGAGCTGGTGTTCACCTCACTCACCAAGCAGGCCATGCCCATCATCCGGTACCGCACCCGCGACCTCACCGCGTTGCGGCCCGGCACCGCGCGCCCGGCCTTCCGGCGCATGGACAAGGTCACCGGACGCAGCGACGACATGATCATCCTGCGGGGCGTCAACGTCTTCCCCACCCAGATCGAGGAGATCGTGCTCGGCACGGACGGACTCTCCCCGCACTTCCAGCTCCGACTGAGCCGCAAGGACCGCATGGACCACCTGACGGTGGTGGTGGAGGCCGCCGTCGACACCCCCGCCGACCGCCGGGACACCGCCGCGGCCGAGATCGCCGCTCGCGTGAAGGACGGCGTCGGGGTCAGCGTCGGCGTGGAGATCGTCGACCCGGAGACGCTCGAACGGTCCGTGGGCAAGCTCAAGCGCGTCATCGACCAACGACCGGCCACCTGA
- a CDS encoding TetR/AcrR family transcriptional regulator, with the protein MTETPPRRPGRRGRPGYDLESLLAVAVDLFHERGYDGTSMEDLSRKLGITKSAIYHHVRSKDELLRLAVNRGLDALFAEVDKLDDVEGRAIDKLEHLVRASVRVLVEQLPFVTLLLRVRGNSQVERDALARRRQFDQIVADLVSKAAADGDLRPDIDPAISARLLFGMVNSLVEWYRPRGGVGADALANIVAAVAFDGLRVRPTH; encoded by the coding sequence ATGACCGAGACACCGCCGAGAAGGCCCGGCCGCCGGGGCAGACCCGGCTACGACCTGGAGTCGCTGCTCGCGGTGGCGGTCGACCTGTTCCACGAACGCGGCTACGACGGCACGAGCATGGAGGACCTCTCCCGCAAGCTCGGCATCACCAAGTCGGCCATCTACCACCACGTTCGGAGCAAGGACGAGCTGCTCCGGCTCGCCGTCAACCGTGGTCTGGACGCGTTGTTCGCCGAGGTGGACAAGCTCGACGACGTCGAGGGCCGCGCCATCGACAAGCTGGAACACCTGGTGCGGGCCAGCGTGCGCGTGCTGGTCGAGCAGTTGCCGTTCGTGACCCTGCTGCTGCGGGTGCGTGGCAACAGCCAGGTGGAACGCGACGCGCTCGCTCGGCGGCGGCAGTTCGACCAGATCGTGGCCGATCTGGTGAGCAAGGCCGCCGCCGACGGGGACCTGCGCCCCGACATCGACCCCGCGATCTCGGCCCGACTGCTGTTCGGCATGGTGAACTCGCTGGTCGAGTGGTACCGACCACGCGGCGGGGTCGGCGCCGACGCCCTGGCCAACATCGTGGCGGCCGTGGCGTTCGACGGGCTGCGGGTGCGCCCCACCCACTGA
- a CDS encoding HNH endonuclease family protein — MRRLAVAVVSATVVATGLFAQPPAAAYPPTPPSESVTRQHLAQLTVAPDGSMDGYDRDQFPHWSSQNGTCDTREVVLQRDGTDVTVDDACQPTSGRWYSVYDGVWLSDSSDVHIDHVVPLAEAWRTGARNWSQSKREAFANDLDSQQLIAVSGSSNTSKGDKGPEEWRPQNSGYQCMYARSWINVKYTYDLTVSADEVAALEDMLDAC; from the coding sequence GTGCGTCGTCTCGCCGTGGCGGTCGTCAGCGCGACCGTCGTCGCCACCGGACTGTTCGCCCAACCACCCGCCGCCGCCTACCCGCCCACCCCGCCGAGCGAGTCCGTCACCCGCCAACACCTCGCCCAGCTCACGGTCGCCCCCGACGGGTCCATGGACGGCTACGACCGGGACCAGTTCCCCCACTGGTCGTCCCAGAACGGCACCTGCGACACGCGAGAGGTCGTGCTCCAGCGCGACGGCACCGACGTCACCGTCGACGACGCCTGTCAACCGACATCCGGACGCTGGTACAGCGTCTACGACGGGGTATGGCTCTCCGACTCCTCCGACGTGCACATCGACCACGTCGTGCCACTGGCCGAGGCCTGGCGCACGGGGGCTCGCAACTGGAGCCAGAGCAAGCGGGAGGCGTTCGCCAACGACCTCGACTCCCAGCAACTGATCGCGGTCTCCGGTTCCAGCAACACGTCCAAGGGAGACAAGGGACCCGAGGAGTGGCGGCCGCAGAACAGCGGCTATCAGTGCATGTACGCGCGGTCGTGGATCAACGTCAAATACACCTACGACCTCACGGTCTCCGCCGACGAGGTGGCGGCGCTGGAGGACATGCTGGACGCCTGCTGA
- a CDS encoding TetR/AcrR family transcriptional regulator, with protein MSYWLAEPRGRLRRRVLTGTALADAAVEILDGEGPEALSMRRIAELLGVAQSSLYGHVRGRDDLCDLALDRVLGRELDGLLANAGDDVVELAIGWFGHLTRHPWAAPLVLERTPLGPSYLALADELCRLLAKAGVPAREVLGRSYSITALVAGHAIAHENARGARAPGYEAVELSSSPHLASAVSGFAGDWPDVVRRGVAALVGATASRSPR; from the coding sequence ATGTCCTACTGGCTGGCGGAACCGAGGGGGCGGCTGCGCAGGCGCGTGCTCACCGGCACGGCGCTCGCCGACGCGGCCGTCGAGATCCTCGACGGTGAAGGGCCGGAGGCGTTGTCCATGCGCCGCATCGCCGAACTGCTCGGCGTGGCGCAGTCCAGCCTCTACGGCCACGTGAGGGGCCGCGACGACCTTTGTGACCTCGCGCTCGACCGCGTGCTGGGGCGAGAGTTGGACGGCCTGCTCGCCAACGCCGGTGACGACGTCGTGGAGCTGGCGATCGGCTGGTTCGGTCACCTCACGCGGCATCCGTGGGCGGCGCCGCTCGTACTGGAGCGCACGCCCCTGGGGCCGTCGTATCTGGCGCTGGCCGACGAACTGTGCCGTCTTCTGGCCAAGGCCGGGGTTCCCGCCCGCGAGGTGCTCGGACGGTCCTACTCGATCACCGCGTTGGTGGCCGGACACGCGATTGCCCACGAGAACGCCCGTGGTGCCCGAGCTCCCGGCTATGAGGCGGTGGAGTTGTCCTCGTCGCCCCACCTTGCCTCGGCCGTGAGCGGGTTCGCGGGAGACTGGCCGGACGTGGTGCGTCGTGGTGTGGCGGCCCTGGTGGGGGCGACGGCGTCCCGGTCGCCCCGGTGA
- a CDS encoding GNAT family N-acetyltransferase: MGLTDFLPVTHDGVLLRPLAEADAEAYAAGTKDPAVRHYAHLPLPEYTPETVRDLARGEVLKGLESGRLAVLSILDAATEEFFGSLVLFDITEHEAEVGFWLSPHARGRGVARRALATATRLARRLGLRSLTARTDPENTASRRTLEAAGFHPEGAPRRSTTPSGAHVTTQHYRLPLE, from the coding sequence GTGGGACTCACCGACTTCCTGCCCGTCACCCACGACGGAGTGCTGTTGCGTCCGCTGGCCGAGGCCGACGCCGAGGCTTACGCGGCCGGAACGAAGGACCCCGCCGTGCGGCACTACGCCCATCTGCCCCTGCCCGAGTACACGCCCGAGACCGTGCGCGACCTCGCGCGCGGTGAAGTCCTCAAAGGACTGGAAAGTGGCCGTCTCGCGGTTCTGAGCATCCTCGACGCGGCGACCGAGGAGTTCTTCGGGAGCCTGGTGCTGTTCGACATCACGGAACATGAGGCGGAAGTCGGCTTCTGGCTTTCCCCGCACGCCCGAGGCCGCGGCGTGGCGAGGCGAGCGCTCGCCACGGCGACCCGGCTCGCCCGACGGCTCGGGCTCCGTTCCCTCACCGCCCGCACCGACCCGGAGAACACCGCTTCCCGCCGCACGCTCGAAGCCGCCGGTTTCCACCCCGAGGGAGCACCTCGGCGGAGCACGACCCCGTCGGGCGCCCACGTCACCACCCAGCACTACCGCCTGCCCCTGGAGTGA